The sequence CCTTTGCCTGGAGCTGGTTCAATACCTTATGGCTAGGGATCGAGCGATGGACGCCAACAACGCGGGCCCAGGTGGGTCAGGAGATGGAAGAGCGCTTTAGCCTTGAAAATATGGCCATCCTTCCCAAACTCTGGGTAGAGATAAAAGACCACTCCACCCTGCCTCAACATCAGGTGAGTCGGGTATTCAACTTACCGCCCAAGACAAGGAAGGCATGGACGGTGCGAACCACTTGTACGCAGCGTGGAAAATACACGCTCGGCCCCTTGAGCATTGTTGGCGGCGACCCCTTCGGACTCTTCAAGAAAGTCCGTCTCATCAACGAACAACGGATGTTCATTGTCTATCCGGGCATAGTCGATTTGCCTCACTTCAGCATCCCCGGTGGGGAGTTGATGGGAGGAATAACCGTACGTGAGCACAGCTACGAAGTGACCCCCAACGCCTCAAGCATTCGTGAATATAGACCAGAGGATAGCTTCAATCGCATTCACTGGCCTTCAACGGCCCGAATGGGCCGTCTGATGACGAAGGAATTTGACTTCGACCCTTACTCCGATATCTGGATAATCCTAGACATGCAAGCTAGGGTACAGGTGGGAAGTGGTATGGAGAGCACAGAAGAGGTAGGGGTCACAGCAGCGGCCTCAATCGCAAACCACTTTCTATTATCCCATCGCTCGGTTGGTTTCGTCTCCTACGCTGATCAGCATCGAATCATTCCTGCTGATCGTGGCTCTCGTCAACTGTTGAAAATACTGGAAGAACTGGCCGTCATTAAGGGTATCGGTTGGATTCCCATCTCTCAGGTCATCGCCACTGAGTCTAAGCGGTTTGGACGACGGTCAACATTGATCACTATTACACCCTCTTTAAACGAGGCTTGGCCAAACACCCTCAGAGAGGTAGCCAGACAGGGCGTCAAGGCCGTGGCTATCCTGCTGGAACCAAGCACTTTTGGGAGCAAGGAAAGCGCTCTTCTTACCATTGGTGCCCTGGCCGCAGCCGAGATTCCCACCTTCCTGATCAAGAAAGGTGACGCTTTAGACAAGGCTCTCACTGGATATAGTCGTACCCTCGTCCGTTTCTATGGAAGGGAAGGGGGCTATGGGCATAATACCGCTCCGGCATAGATTCGCTTTGGTCGTCTCCCACCTGAGCCCCCAGGAGGGTTGGTTCACCTTCATTATCCTATGCCTGGTCGTTCTCAGCGCCATCTGGTCGGTTCAAGCTGCCAGTTGGGTCGATCACCTGGATAAACTGACCTGGATTGGACTACTAGCCCTATTTTGTGGTCTGGTATTTGCCAAGACACGCCTTCCCTCATGGTCGCTTCACGCCTGGGCCTTCGTCTTCGGTCCAGCGGCTATCGTCTACACTATTCTTACAACTCTACCTCAAGGAGTGACTTCGAAGGGACTAGCTGAGCTGTGGAACAGGCTAAGCACGTGGGCGGAGACTACTCGGGCTGGCGGTATCGGTACTGACAACCTGCTCTTCCTCCTCCTGCTGGCCAGCATCGTCTGGATCATCGGCTACCTGAGTGCTTGGTCTGTTTTTCGATCTCACGGCCCCTGGTTGGCGATGGTAGCCAGCGGGAGCGGCCTGGTGGTCAACCTCTCCTATGCGCCCGATCTGACTAGATACTTTTTCCTCTATCTTTTCAGCGCCATCCTACTGTTGGTACGCCTTAATACTTTTCACCAAGAGCAGGTCTGGAAGTCCAGCGGCGTCAAATATCATCCCGGCTTGTGTTGGCATTTGTTTAGAACAAGCCTGGTCGTATCCTGCATACTGGTCCCCATCGCCTGGTTGTTACCCACGGCTATCACTAGCCAACAGATCGCCGAGAGATGGACAGAGATAAGCCGTCCTTGGATTGATGCCCAGGCCGAATTTAACCGCCTTTTTGGGGGACTAAAATCCAGACAGCAACAGATGATTAGCGGATTTGGGCGAACACTGCCTTTGAAGAGTTTTGTTAGTTTAGGCAACGAGGTAATAATGAACGTTTCCTCGCCTGAGCCACATTTCTGGCGCGGCATGACCTATGAGGTATATACAGGGCAGGGCTGGTTGGCCGCTGATACTACGTCCTCTTTCCTGACCTCTGGTGATCAGCGCCTAGCTGCAGGAATGACCTATGAGCTGCGCCGGGAGATCACCCAGACGGCGAAGGTCCTCGAACCCCGCGCTGACCTGATCTTCGCCGCCGGTCAGGTGAAGCGTATCAGCATTCCTGTTCTGGCTGAAGTGAGCCGGACGCAAGGGGAATCAGCAGAGAAACCCGTTGAGTCTCTTGCTCTCCATTCAGCACTAGTACTTAGTCGGGGCCAGGAGTATACCGTCGTTTCCTCCGTGTCCATGGCTGATGTGAATTCACTGCGTCAAGCAGGAGATGATTATCCGGAATGGTCAAGGCGCTACTTACAGTTACCATCTGCCTTGCCTAATCGAGTCAAGAGACTGAGCCAGGATCTGACCAGAAATTACGGCAATGCCTATGATAAGGCAGCAGCGATCGAGCAATACCTGCGTAAGTTCACTTATAGCGAGAGTGTGCCACTGCCTCCTCCCCGCAGGGACAGCGTAGACTTCTTTCTTTTCGATTCAGAGAGGGGTTACTGCGACTACTTTGCTTCCGCCATGGCCGTTATGCTCCGCTCCATAGGCATCCCGGCCAGGGTCGTCTCTGGCTATATCTCAGGCAATTACGACGCCGAGCGTGGCGTTTATGTGGTGACTGATTCGGCTGCTCACTCCCGCGTGGAGGTTTTCTTTCCCAAGTATGGTTGGATAGAATTTGAGCCGACGCCCTATCGGCCGGCCATCGCTCGGTCTGAAGAGCCCCTTGAATCTATGGGGGCCATAGACGAAGGAATGTTTGAGGAAGAGTTCCTTCTCGACGAGTTTGGTGGAGTGGGCACTTTTGGGGGTAAAAGCCTCTCTGATACCAGCGACCTGAGTAAGAGGTTACTGAAGGTTAGCACCATCCTTACAGTGTTTTCCTCTGCTATCGGCGTGGCCATCCTTGTCTTATTCTACCTCTGGCGGCGTAACCTTAATCACCTCTCAACCGTGGAGGCTGCTTACGCCAGGGTCTGCCAATTGTCTGACTGGCTGCGGGTCAAATCGCCTCCATCGTATACTCCCCTCGAGTATACACAATACCTCGCTAGTTTTGCTCCTGCCGTGGGCAAGCAGCTCAGATTCATTGCCGAGACTTATGTGCGACTACGCTTTGGACGACACCAGCCAAGTCCAGCCGATGAAGGGCGGCTGTCCTCCGCCTGGCATGAGATAAGAGAGAAGATGATTCTGGCTCGTATCCGTGCTCTATGGCCCTACCATAAGCGATCACCCTCTGGCCGGTAAGTGCGCTGGCAATTCCTGGGAGATTCTTCCCATTCGAGGGCAATCCACTCACTTCGACCAGTAACAAGACCAAGGCTACTTAATTGGCCGTTGCGAACCCTTGTCCACCGCCCTGCTTATTCTCTCTTTGAGGCTATCAAGCCAAAATTCGCCTTTCAGTGGAGGCTTCCCTGGAGCAGATTTAGCCCTATCGGCGATCGCTTCTGAGCGTCTGGCCCGTCGGGCCTGAATAGATGGCGACCGCTCCCAGAAGAGGTGAAACATCGCATAGATTACAGCCACTACTGGAATGCCGAAGATCGCCCCAGCTAAACCGGCCACCCGCACTCCAAGAAGGATGGCCAAAAAAACTAGCAAAGGATGCATCCCCACGCTCTCGCTCATCACCTTGGGGGCAATGATGTTGAAGACGATTTGTTGCAGAACAAATAATCCCACGAATACTAAAAGAACTTTAGCTAAGGAAAGTTGAAATAGAGCGATGAGGAGCGGGGGGATGATCGCCAGGATCGGCCCCAAAAAAGGAATGATCATCACGATGGCGGCAAAGATACTGGCGACTAGAACATAGCCAAGGCCGGCCAGCCACATAATCAGCGCCGTTCCTAGCCCATAAATCACCGATTGAATCATCTGGCCACGGATAAAGCCCCCAAAGGTGCGATCGATGCTGGTGGATAGGAAGTGAACCTCATCCTGATACCGCTCTGGCACCAGGTCGAGAACTTGCTCAGCGATCGCGTCGCCATCGAGTGTGATGTAAAAGGACAAGACTAAAACGATGATCATCCCCAAGATAAGTGAGGCCAATCCAGTGATTAGGGTGAGGGCATTCTGCACCAGCGCTGTACCTAGTCGCTCGACACGGTTCATCAGATCTTGCGTAGGCCAGATTTTAGCTAGGTCAAGGTCTATATTATACCTGTGCAATTCGGACTGGAGGGGAATGATCCACTTCGTCAGGCGTTCAGCGTAGTCTGGTAGATTCGTGCCAAGTTGGGTCAACTGCAGGGCGATAACCGGTACGATGAGAATCATAACCGATACCAAAGTCAGGATGAGCCCAACGTAGACGATAATAACGGCCACCGCCCGTGATAGCCTCAAGTATCGGCAAGGAAAGCTCACCAGAGGCTTTAAGACAAAAGACAGCAACCAGGCGAGGAAGAAAAGCATAATGATGTCTGCGATCCACATAACAAGGGCCCAGAATTGGCTAGCCAGGAATATTGCTGCAGAGATAACAAGGAGAATGATTAGAGCCTTTAGCCAAGGATTCTGTTCCATAACCATCTATCTATCTCCGGTAGCCATAGACAGGAAAAGTCATCTTTGTCCGACTCTTATTGTACCGCAAAGCTTCTCTCAAGAATAGTCAAGTTTCCTTTACTCCCTGGAGTATGCTACAATGCGCCTAGATTTCCGCAGCGAAAAATACTTTGCCTGGAGTCGGAGGTTGAAACACTCTGCCAAGAGATGGGATTTGGCTCCCTCGGCACCTTCTGCGTACAGGTGCGCCTTGTCCCAGCTCTCCCCTATCATCGTCCAGCTTCTATATAATCGTGGGCTACGCGATCCATCCGAAGCAGCCCTATTCCTCAACGGTAGACATAGTCATCCGGATGACCCTTCTTTGATAGCTGGGATGAGCGAAGCCATAGACCGTATCCTTATAGCTAGACAACGAAATGAGGTTGTGGCCATCTATGGTGACTTCGATGCTGATGGCGTAACTGCTGCTGCCTTACTCACTGAGGTACTCACGGCCGTCGGAATGAGGATCATACCATACATTCCCAACAGGATGACGGAGGGTTATGGCTTAAACTGTGCGGCTATACAGGGGCTGGCTGAACAAGGGGTACAACTAATCATTACTACTGATTGCGGGATCGGCAATGCTGGGGAGATCGAGTACGCCGCGACTCTGGGTCTTGACATAATCATTACCGACCATCATGAAGTCCTTGGTTCACTTCCTAAGGCAGCGGCCATCGTGAATCCAAGGCGATCGACCTGCCCTTATCCTTTTAAGCAGCTGGCGGCCGTCGGCGTGGCCTTCAAACTAGCTCAGGCGCTGTTTCAACAGGCACCCTCTGGCGATGGTCGGTCTTCGGCTGAAGTAGAGCAAGATCTACTGGACCTGGTGGCCCTAGGTACCGTAACCGATCTCGCTCCTTTGTTAGGGGAGAATCACACCCTTGTGCGACAAGGGTTAGCGAAGATAAATGAAGCCAAACGGCCGGGCGTTGCAGCGATGTTGAATCAGGCCGGAATTTCGCCAGGGAGGGTCACCTCTTCGACGATCAGTTATATACTTGGACCACGTTTGAACTCAGCTGGTCGGTTGCACGATGCCACTATCAGCTACCAGCTACTGGTGACTCGCTCTAAGAGTCAGGCCGAGCAGTTGGCTATATATCTTGAGAGGGCGAACCAGGAGAGACAGCGCCTGATGGAGGAGTCCCTAAATCGGGCCAGGGAAGAGATCATCACCCAAGGACAACCCACGAACCTTCTGATCATCTCTGGCACCGAATATCCAGCTGGCATTGTCGGTTTAGTCGCTGGAAAATTGATGGAAGAATTCTATCGCCCAGCACTAGTCGTAGAGATAGGGAACGAGCATAGCAAAGGATCAGCCCGTAGTATCGCTGAATTCAACATCACCGAGGCTCTCGATGCTTGCCAAGACCTCTTGTCCCGCTACGGGGGACACGCCCAAGCCGCCGGATTTACGATCTCCAACGTGAACTTTGAGGCGTTTAAGGAACGACTCTACCAAATAGCCGAAGATAAACTTAAGGAAGTAGATTTGCAGCCAAGAATAACGATTGATTGCGAGGTGGCCCTGCCGGAATTGACCTGGAACCTATATAAAGAAATAAGCAAGATGTCTCCCTTTGGCTACGGCAATCCAGCACCCTGTTTCTTGACCAGGGGGGTAAGAGTCGTAGAAAGTCGGGTACTAAGACCGGAATATCCCGGACATCTAAAGTTGAAGCTCCACGATGGCTATCGTTACTGGAATGGGGTCAGCTTCGGGATGGGTGAGTTGGCCGACCGCCTGCCAGGCATAATCGATATTGTCTACAGCCTACAGGGTAACGAGAGAAATGGATTAACGGCCCTGGAACTCAACATAAAGGGCATATGCCCTCATGAGGCCAGTGGCTCGGTGAAGATAAATCCATCAGGTAAGTAGTAATAAACCTCTGCGCTGGGCAGAGGTTTATTATTGGTGGAGATGCGTGGACGATATTAAGAACTTTCTGCCTATCGTTTAGCCTCGCCAACTAGTCTAGGAACGAGCACAGCAAATTTCGCTGAAGATACACATGCTTGCAACTCCCGTTGTCCAACCAGTAAATCTCATGGCCTTCGCCTGCTAAGCCTCGACAGCGGACACACAGAGGAGACAGCCTATTGGACCCTGGCCGAACCCAGAGCGCGACACCCAGGACATTGGAGCGGCTTGCCATATCCTGGGCAAAGAATTTGATCCAAGACTGTAGCAAAGGAACGTGATAGACATGAGCTACCCAAATGCCTGTGACCTCGGGAGGTAACTGGCTATTACCCTTGCCCCTAAGCGCACGGAGGCGTTTGGGTTCCTCTCTCCTCTGATCCGCGAGTGCTATGCTCACGTCTGGGCTCTTCACCAACCATTCATTAGGCAGCACCCGAGGCAGCCACACCTCGCCATAGATTTCTTGGCCTTCCAAGTCTATGCTGAAATCCGACTCTTCTGTGCCAACTGGTAATTGAGGTCGGATCTCTTTTAGCAATTCTAACCCCGCGATCCAGGCAAGGGTCTTGATCTCAACCACCGTGCTGTAGAACTGCTCCAAATTCTTGGAACGAACGCCGGGGCCCAGCTTGCTAAACCCAGGCAGGAGGGATATAGTGTCTAAGTACCTGTCGAGTTTCCCCAGTTTCGCTTTGGTATCCTCTTCAGAGTCTGCTCTCGTTAAGTTGTTGAGTCAGGGCTGCTGGAAGCCCCGTTTCGCATCTTTGGCAATATAGCTAGCTGTCCAAAACCGAGACAGAGACGGTAGGCTCGCTATGAATGTCGCGATCTCCTTAGGAGTCATTGCACGGTGCTCGTATGGTTTCACAAATGCTTGCAAGCTGGTGGGGTTTCCTGGACACTACTCGAACCTTCTGCGGCCTGACCTGGTGCCTAAGCTACAGCAACTCCTAGCCTCTCTTCCCACCAGGAGTCCCTAAAGTGCTTGGTAAATCAACCAGAACCTAGCCGTTCTATGAAGCCGCCATGGGGTTGCTTGTGCGGCTGTACTGACCACCATCCAGAATGCGATTGAAATAGCTGTCATGGCGCTGACAGCTCTCGCTATTGGTACCCGCTCTACTTTTGGAGTTCAGCCTGGTACTCCTGAGCAGAGATTCGGTAGTGCCTAACCAGTCTCCAGCCAATGGCTCCCATATCGTCTAGCACACGGGCAAATGCCTTACTGGATGACATCATTTCATCAGCGGAGGGCGCTTCGCGATCTCTTCTACTTCGGAATGCTTGTGCCGCTGCACCCAGAAGACGCAATTGATTAAGTTGATGTCGAAGAGCTTCCTCTAGTTTCTTTTGGAATTCCAGCATAACCATGGCCCCGTGGTTGTCCCTTAGGATAGGCCAGAATCGAGAGTCACTAGTCTCGCGCTGCACCTCGTCGAACACTGCTAGAGCTGCCAATCGGGCCTTTTCAAATTCCTCCGATTGCATACCCAAGGGTTGTACAGCTATGGTGAGCCTCATTGCATCCGTCACTTTGTCAATCCTTGCTATGGCGCGATACCAACGATTCAGCAACGCAAGGACCTTCTCTCGTTCATCAGGGTCTACTGTTCGTCGGAACATGGCAGCCTCCTAAGCTGAGATGCATGTAGGCTAGCAATCGGAAAAGAAGGCCCCCGATGATCTGACAATTCCACGAAGAAGCACGAGATCTGTGCTTTGACGATACGCCTTCTGTCAAGGATCGCTCTATCGTGCGTTGCGCCAAACGTCTTCAATGTCAGGGCGAATCCAGGACCTGTCTAGCACGAATCGTGTGATCATCAACGCCACGGTTAGCCTCCTGACCAGATCGTCATCGTCGCCAGATAGTCGGGTGATGTTTCCTACAAATCTCCCAATGGCGTTGTCATCTCTATACGGCCAAGATTGTCCTTTCGAGCCTATAAGCTGCTTGCACTCTGCGTACTCCAACTCCGCCGCATTAAGATTGTGCAGCAGTTCTTCCTTCATCCGTTGTTTCCATCCTTCAACGTCGAACTGTTGGTCAGCCTGGGACGCATCCCATAACGCGTCCACTGTGGTATCTATTGTATAGAGAGTGACACGATCCTGCAGCTGAGCCCTGAAACCTGGTCCGCCTATCTCAAATGCCCAACGGCTGACGAGGTGGCATAGCAAACCCAACACCTCAGTGTGGACTTTCCACTTTGTCCTGGAGTCACTGATACCAAGACTTTCTGATAAAAGATTGACTAAAACCACCGCCGATGCTGGGACCTTGATCAACAGCGCTGATCCTGCCTCCGCTGCTTTCTGTTCTTTTGATTTCCCAAACAAGGGCATGTTTGCGACTCCCTGTCCACCTTTTATCTTATCTTGATGGTGGAGATGGGGGGAATCGAACCCCCGTCCAGAGAATTCAACTAGGAATCTACTACAAGCTTATTCGGCGTTTTGATTCTCATGTGCACCAGCACTGCCGACCGAGCTGATGCCCACCAGTCGATAATTCTTAAGTGACCCCTATCGACGTCCGGATCGCTGCACTCTGACATTACGGCGTCCAATCCCGCCCATCAGAGCGAGGCTAGATTGGACGTAGCTGCTTACTTAAGCGGCTAGAGCGTAAGAAATGTTGCCAGTTACTGGCTTGCCACTTGTTTAACGAGAGAGCTAGTGGCACCTCGGCTTGCAACTCCTAGCCTTCCTTCCCTGTCGAAGCCTGGCATCCCCCTAAGTCATCGAGAGCTAGGCTCTCGCCGCAGCGCCCTTTGCATCTGGCGTCGCGCTTCCCTTTCAGCTATCGCCTCCCGCTTATCATATTGCTTCTTGCCTCGACCTACACCTAACTCGATCTTTATCAGGTTCCCTTTGAGATAAACACGCAAAGGGATTAGCGTCAGGCCTCTCTCTTGAATCCGGCGAGCCAGGTAATTGAGCTCCTGACGGTTCAAGAGCAGCTTCCGTTGACGCTTGGGCTCCTGATTTTCATGGCTAGCCGAGGCATACGTCCCGATATGGACGTTAACGAGCCACGCCTCGCCGTTCTCTATTCGGACATACCCATCTTGCAGGCTTACCTTAGCGGCCCGTACAGATTTCACCTCACTGCCGCTAAGCACCAGCCCCGCTTCGTAGGTCTCCTCGATAAAGTAATCGTGGTAAGCCCGCCGGTTGGTGGCCACTACGCGCTCATTACTTACTACCATAATTATAGCACAAAATTAAGTTGAATTCATCATCATCGTCGCGCCGGGGCGCCAACATAAACCTGGCCTTTGCCTGAGCAACGATAGCGCCATGCTCATCCTTGATCGTCGCTTCGCCTTCCACCATCCGATTGCGCCTACCTAGCACTCGTCCCTCAATCAACAGAGGGCGACCGGTACGGGGCGGTGGAGACGAGTGGTCAATTCGCCGGTTACAGCCATGCCAAACTTATGGGCGATAGCGTAGGTCACTGCCTCATCGAGGAGGGTGGCCACCAGTCCACCATGCATGATACCCTGGTAACCCTGATGCTGGCGTTGAGGAGTGAAGATTGTGGCCACACCATCGCTGACCGGTTGGAAGTTGAGATGTAAACCGATTGGGTTATGGGGACCACAGGCAAAACACCAACCATCGTTGACGTACGGCATCAATTCCCGCTCTCCACCCTTTGTTTCAGATAACTGATTGCTCTTTGCAGTTGAGGATCACGTCCCATCTTGATATCATCCTCAGTCATCTTCACCGTAATATCAGGGGTCAATCCCTTCTGATGGATATTTTGCTCCTTGGGTGTCCACCAACGGGCTGTAGTGATGCGCACACTAGAAGTGTCGCTTAGCCCATAGATGCTCTGGACCGTATCTTTGCCAAAGGTATTCTCGCCTATAAGAATCGCTCGACCACTGTCCTGAAGGGCCCCAGCCACGATCTCTGAAGCACTAGCCGAGCCCTTATTGACAAGCACGACCATAGGTAAATCCGTTACCTTTCCATATTTCCCGACATGAAGAGGCTCTTTCTTACCGCTTTTATCCTGCTGGTAGAGCACTATCCCTTGGGGCATAAATTGACTGGCGACCTCGACGGCCGTGGGCAGTAATCCCCCGGCATTATTCCGCAAATCGAGGATGAGAGCCTTTGGCTGGCTTTCAGTGAGATTATCAAGAGCCCGGCTTAGGTCCATACTTACCGGGGCAGCGAAGCTAATCAGCTTTACATAAGCAATATGGGGCTCCTCCAGCCGGTATTTGACGCCCGCTATCTTGATTTCATCCCGGAGGAGGTCCATTTCGATGGGCTCTGGCTCGCCCTCCCGCATGATGGCGAGATGCACCTTCGTCCCTTTTGGGCCTCGGATCAGGCGTACAATCTCAAGAATGGACATTCTGCTCACATCTTTGCCATCGACCCTGATAATTACGTCCCCAGGGCGGAGGCCAGCCCTTT comes from Chloroflexota bacterium and encodes:
- the smpB gene encoding SsrA-binding protein SmpB → MVVSNERVVATNRRAYHDYFIEETYEAGLVLSGSEVKSVRAAKVSLQDGYVRIENGEAWLVNVHIGTYASASHENQEPKRQRKLLLNRQELNYLARRIQERGLTLIPLRVYLKGNLIKIELGVGRGKKQYDKREAIAEREARRQMQRALRREPSSR
- a CDS encoding S41 family peptidase, which translates into the protein MPKIAKLALIVVLALAVVAGAFFAGYTYGQYGVAATRPSEAIIGLTGREPEGFKVFWEVWQLVEKDFYNRSALDPKKITYGSIRGMLEALDDPYTIFASPEHTRMVEEDMRGTFEGIGVTIELKDKKVTIVAPLENSPAERAGLRPGDVIIRVDGKDVSRMSILEIVRLIRGPKGTKVHLAIMREGEPEPIEMDLLRDEIKIAGVKYRLEEPHIAYVKLISFAAPVSMDLSRALDNLTESQPKALILDLRNNAGGLLPTAVEVASQFMPQGIVLYQQDKSGKKEPLHVGKYGKVTDLPMVVLVNKGSASASEIVAGALQDSGRAILIGENTFGKDTVQSIYGLSDTSSVRITTARWWTPKEQNIHQKGLTPDITVKMTEDDIKMGRDPQLQRAISYLKQRVESGN
- a CDS encoding PaaI family thioesterase, with translation MPYVNDGWCFACGPHNPIGLHLNFQPVSDGVATIFTPQRQHQGYQGIMHGGLVATLLDEAVTYAIAHKFGMAVTGELTTRLHRPVPVALC
- the recJ gene encoding single-stranded-DNA-specific exonuclease RecJ, whose translation is MRLDFRSEKYFAWSRRLKHSAKRWDLAPSAPSAYRCALSQLSPIIVQLLYNRGLRDPSEAALFLNGRHSHPDDPSLIAGMSEAIDRILIARQRNEVVAIYGDFDADGVTAAALLTEVLTAVGMRIIPYIPNRMTEGYGLNCAAIQGLAEQGVQLIITTDCGIGNAGEIEYAATLGLDIIITDHHEVLGSLPKAAAIVNPRRSTCPYPFKQLAAVGVAFKLAQALFQQAPSGDGRSSAEVEQDLLDLVALGTVTDLAPLLGENHTLVRQGLAKINEAKRPGVAAMLNQAGISPGRVTSSTISYILGPRLNSAGRLHDATISYQLLVTRSKSQAEQLAIYLERANQERQRLMEESLNRAREEIITQGQPTNLLIISGTEYPAGIVGLVAGKLMEEFYRPALVVEIGNEHSKGSARSIAEFNITEALDACQDLLSRYGGHAQAAGFTISNVNFEAFKERLYQIAEDKLKEVDLQPRITIDCEVALPELTWNLYKEISKMSPFGYGNPAPCFLTRGVRVVESRVLRPEYPGHLKLKLHDGYRYWNGVSFGMGELADRLPGIIDIVYSLQGNERNGLTALELNIKGICPHEASGSVKINPSGK
- a CDS encoding AI-2E family transporter; this encodes MVMEQNPWLKALIILLVISAAIFLASQFWALVMWIADIIMLFFLAWLLSFVLKPLVSFPCRYLRLSRAVAVIIVYVGLILTLVSVMILIVPVIALQLTQLGTNLPDYAERLTKWIIPLQSELHRYNIDLDLAKIWPTQDLMNRVERLGTALVQNALTLITGLASLILGMIIVLVLSFYITLDGDAIAEQVLDLVPERYQDEVHFLSTSIDRTFGGFIRGQMIQSVIYGLGTALIMWLAGLGYVLVASIFAAIVMIIPFLGPILAIIPPLLIALFQLSLAKVLLVFVGLFVLQQIVFNIIAPKVMSESVGMHPLLVFLAILLGVRVAGLAGAIFGIPVVAVIYAMFHLFWERSPSIQARRARRSEAIADRAKSAPGKPPLKGEFWLDSLKERISRAVDKGSQRPIK
- a CDS encoding DUF3488 and transglutaminase-like domain-containing protein translates to MGIIPLRHRFALVVSHLSPQEGWFTFIILCLVVLSAIWSVQAASWVDHLDKLTWIGLLALFCGLVFAKTRLPSWSLHAWAFVFGPAAIVYTILTTLPQGVTSKGLAELWNRLSTWAETTRAGGIGTDNLLFLLLLASIVWIIGYLSAWSVFRSHGPWLAMVASGSGLVVNLSYAPDLTRYFFLYLFSAILLLVRLNTFHQEQVWKSSGVKYHPGLCWHLFRTSLVVSCILVPIAWLLPTAITSQQIAERWTEISRPWIDAQAEFNRLFGGLKSRQQQMISGFGRTLPLKSFVSLGNEVIMNVSSPEPHFWRGMTYEVYTGQGWLAADTTSSFLTSGDQRLAAGMTYELRREITQTAKVLEPRADLIFAAGQVKRISIPVLAEVSRTQGESAEKPVESLALHSALVLSRGQEYTVVSSVSMADVNSLRQAGDDYPEWSRRYLQLPSALPNRVKRLSQDLTRNYGNAYDKAAAIEQYLRKFTYSESVPLPPPRRDSVDFFLFDSERGYCDYFASAMAVMLRSIGIPARVVSGYISGNYDAERGVYVVTDSAAHSRVEVFFPKYGWIEFEPTPYRPAIARSEEPLESMGAIDEGMFEEEFLLDEFGGVGTFGGKSLSDTSDLSKRLLKVSTILTVFSSAIGVAILVLFYLWRRNLNHLSTVEAAYARVCQLSDWLRVKSPPSYTPLEYTQYLASFAPAVGKQLRFIAETYVRLRFGRHQPSPADEGRLSSAWHEIREKMILARIRALWPYHKRSPSGR
- a CDS encoding DUF58 domain-containing protein, which gives rise to MEERFSLENMAILPKLWVEIKDHSTLPQHQVSRVFNLPPKTRKAWTVRTTCTQRGKYTLGPLSIVGGDPFGLFKKVRLINEQRMFIVYPGIVDLPHFSIPGGELMGGITVREHSYEVTPNASSIREYRPEDSFNRIHWPSTARMGRLMTKEFDFDPYSDIWIILDMQARVQVGSGMESTEEVGVTAAASIANHFLLSHRSVGFVSYADQHRIIPADRGSRQLLKILEELAVIKGIGWIPISQVIATESKRFGRRSTLITITPSLNEAWPNTLREVARQGVKAVAILLEPSTFGSKESALLTIGALAAAEIPTFLIKKGDALDKALTGYSRTLVRFYGREGGYGHNTAPA